One genomic region from Bos indicus isolate NIAB-ARS_2022 breed Sahiwal x Tharparkar chromosome 17, NIAB-ARS_B.indTharparkar_mat_pri_1.0, whole genome shotgun sequence encodes:
- the ARPC3 gene encoding actin-related protein 2/3 complex subunit 3, with translation MPAYHSSLMDPDTKLIGNMALLPIRSQFKGPAPRETKDTDIVDEAIYYFKANVFFKNYEIKNEADRTLIYITLYISECLKKLQKCNSKSQGEKEMYTLGITNFPIPGEPGFPLNAIYAKPANKQEDEVMRAYLQQLRQETGLRLCEKVFDPQNDKPSKWWTCFVKRQFMNKSLSGPGQ, from the exons ATGCCG GCTTACCACTCTTCCCTCATGGACCCTGACACCAAACTCATTGGAAACATGGCACTATTGCCAATCAGAAGTCAGTTCAAAGGACCTGCCCCTAGAGAGA CAAAAGATACAGATATTGTGGATGAAGCTATCTATTACTTTAAGGCCAATGTCTTCTTCAAAAACTATGAAATTAAG AATGAAGCCGATAGGACCTTGATATATATAACTCTCTACATTTCTGAGTGTCTAAAGAAACTCCAAAAG tgcaattCTAAAAGCCAAGGCGAGAAAGAAATGTATACACTGGGAATCACTAATTTTCCCATTCCTGGAGAGCCTGGTTTTCCACTTAATGCCATTTACGCCAAACCTGCGAACAAACAGGAAGATG AGGTGATGAGAGCCTACTTACAACAACTCAGGCAAGAGACTGGACTGAGACTTTGTGAGAAAGTTTTTGACCCTCAGAATGATAAACCCAGCAAG TGGTGGACTTGCTTTGTGAAGAGACAGTTCATGAACAAGAGTCTTTCAGGACCTGGACAATAA